A single region of the Synechococcus sp. HK05 genome encodes:
- a CDS encoding DUF563 domain-containing protein, giving the protein MAHPHHRPAAALQLKEPVLAVADLSAELYYHAQLELMPRLGRAWQQLSAHYPGLRLWHNGGSAPWISEALSHLGIPAERLLCAHRHPHLQASLLLVPSYSSSFGRPGVCSLRWLRGFWGAITERLPKPDTSGLGVFLSRSPAQRRPLLQHQRWLLATRKLGLYQPSLGCSVAQQLRALQRTERVVMAHGGAMANLLLMRPKSEVIELMNPGYQPPYSTSLLVSANQRHRRCLGAVTPQILQDLLYAGPLEWPLDLEPSALTGL; this is encoded by the coding sequence ATGGCTCATCCCCATCACCGGCCCGCTGCAGCCCTTCAACTCAAGGAGCCGGTGTTGGCGGTGGCAGACCTCTCCGCCGAGCTGTACTACCACGCACAGCTGGAGCTGATGCCGCGGCTAGGCCGCGCCTGGCAGCAGTTGAGTGCTCACTATCCAGGGTTGCGGCTCTGGCATAACGGCGGTTCAGCGCCTTGGATCAGCGAGGCCCTCAGCCACTTGGGCATCCCCGCCGAGCGACTGTTGTGTGCCCACCGCCATCCCCATTTGCAGGCAAGCCTGCTTCTGGTCCCTAGCTATAGCTCCTCGTTTGGCCGCCCGGGTGTGTGCAGCCTTCGCTGGCTGCGTGGGTTCTGGGGCGCCATTACCGAGCGGCTTCCGAAGCCTGACACCAGTGGCTTGGGGGTGTTTCTTTCGCGATCACCGGCGCAGCGCCGCCCCTTGTTGCAACATCAGCGCTGGTTGCTCGCCACACGCAAGCTCGGCTTGTACCAGCCCAGCCTCGGCTGCAGCGTGGCTCAGCAGCTCCGTGCCCTTCAGCGCACCGAGCGAGTGGTGATGGCACATGGCGGTGCGATGGCCAACTTGTTGCTGATGCGGCCGAAGTCAGAGGTGATCGAGCTGATGAATCCCGGCTATCAACCGCCCTACAGCACCAGCCTGCTCGTCAGCGCCAACCAACGTCATCGCCGCTGCTTGGGTGCTGTAACCCCGCAAATCCTTCAGGACCTGCTCTACGCCGGTCCCCTGGAGTGGCCGCTTGATCTGGAACCATCGGCCTTGACAGGCCTGTGA